The genomic interval ggggaaGGAGCTTTTTCAGCTGGTGTCTCCCAGATCCATGAGACAGTAAATGCCTTGGATGTACCAGCTGGTGGTCTGTGCCTGGGCTGTTCATGCATTGCTGAAATTTCTTTCTAGTGTTTTGGCTCTTCATTCCATATGTCCTGCAGTCGCTGAAAAGACAAAAGGATGGTGTCTTTAAAGTTCGGTGGTCAGTGATATTGAAGGTCTTTTTCAGCCTAAACAATTCTGTGACTCTGAAAATAATGGTGGTGGCAAATGTGCTTGGAAAGGAAAGGGCAAGGCCTTGGTGTTTTCTCATGTAACTTCAGTTACTACATACTGTGCCCCAGCAAAACCAAATCAGGCAGTCCTTGAAGCTAAGCATGGTTGGTTTTCTTCAatgaaaaaccacaaaattctgAATTAAGCCCTGCACAGAAGCAGCTATTCTGCTTTAGAGATGCTGCACTGGTGTCCCAGTGTAATGCTAGGAAAAGGTGTCATCTTTAACATTCATTATGAATTCCAGGTCCTGACAAAGGACTTCACAAAAAAAGGCTTCAGCTGACTCTACATTTATCCCCTTGAAAATCTTGCTGTTGGGTTCTCATTGGGTATGCAAAGCTCACTGCTTTCCCTGACCTAAGAGGGTGACCCAAACCCAGACAACTACAGTGCTCAGATCTCTGCCATGTTTAACCCAGACGTTTTAGTGGAGCTTGTGCTCTCCACAGCACATCAGGGGTGTTTTCCAGGTAGGGATGTCACGTTGCTGAGGGGTGgccttttctccttctgctgcccAGAGCATCTGCTCACCTCGGGTTGCTGCTACCCCTGTGCTGTTGGTATTTGCAGGTAAAGGAGGAGTCAGGAGAGAATGCCCCAGTGCTGAGTGATGATGAACTCGTGTCAATGTCCGTACGGGAGCTGAACCAGCACCTGAGGGGTCTCACCAAGGAGGAGGTCATCCGTCTGAAGCAGCGGAGGCGCACGCTGAAGAACCGGGGCTACGCTGCCAGCTGCCGCATCAAGCGTGTGACTCAGAAAGAGGAGCTCGAGAGGCAGCGGGTTGAGCTGCAGCAAGAGGTGGAGAAGCTGGCCAGAGAAAACAGCAGCATGAAGCTAGAGCTGGATGCCTTGCGCTCCAAGTACGAAGCACTCCAGACCTTCGCTCGTACTGTGGCGCGAGGGCCTATTACCCCGACCAAAGTTGCCACCACCAGTGTCATCACCATCGTGAAATCAGCCGAAATCTCATCCAGTTCTGTGCCGTTTTCAGCAGCCTCCTAGTGCCCTCGGTGGGGGGAACTAGCAGCCTTTCAGAGGGGAGGGGATAAGGCTCTTATGCATTGTTCCGGAGTCCTTGGTCACGTCAAGAATTGGCATTTTAAGAAGTCTCTTCCAAAAGTgcaaaaaacagaagaaaataaaaaaagaaaagagaaaaacaaacaaacccaaagggTTCCTGCAAAGGGAACTTAACTGGCTGCTTCTGTCTGGACTCAGTGGCTCCATCAACCTCTCATGTCCAGGATTTGAGCTCTGTACGCAGTACAAATTGCAAGATctgcttcctccttccctctgcctccACAAACCCCTCTCAGCTgtgggcagctttccagctggGAGAAGATACCTGAGGAGCCTCCAGAGTCTTCGTGAATGATGCTCAAGAGCCAGGAAACATACGGACCGTAGAAATCATCATGTGAGATGAATGTATGGGAAAAAGAGTTTCCTTTAGTGGCCTCCTACTCCTTGTAAGAAGGGTCTCCCCTACCTCCCCCACTTCCATCTGATATTGTGAGGGCAGGAACAGGCTTTTTGGGTTTGATTTAATCCTTCTAAGAGTGGATGGGAGTGGGAGGATGATGGAGATAAATGCTTGGGTCTGACCACACCCATTAAGAATAACCTTTTGTTTTCAATCCATGCTgttaaaatatggaaaaatatatattttacatattttaatatgcCCCATTACCTGTGTGGCCTGTAAAAAAACTACATTGCAGCCTCCTTTATTCCAAGCCCAAGTTTCCTGATAGCTCCTTCCCAAAGGTGTGCCTGTGAATTTGGTATATTTATGCAGTTTATTTCTTCCAAATGATCCGCAGTCTTGAAgtagcagcttttttttcctgggttaCCTGAAGCTGAAGGGAGGGAGGCACAGTAAATGCTGTGAAGAGCAGTGtgatggggaggagaaggggagaTGAGGAGGAAAAATGCTGCACATATTACTGGTGGAGGCGGAATTGGCTGTGAGAGAAGGTGGGACAGTTCTGCTGGGATCAGCACTACGAGAAGGGGTTTTGCAGAGTGTTTTGGAAGGATGTTTTTAAAGCACTGAAGTGTAACTAGAGGGCAATAGCATTCAGCTAGGAGGAGAGAAGTTTAGAGTCTCCTCTTTGACAAAAGCATAGGTATGTTAGCAATGAGCATCCTTAGCTGGAGAGCTGTGCTCACCAGTCCTTGGTGATCAGAGAAGGGCTATGGGGAGGTCAGATGGGTGCTTGGAAGAGTCTTTCCCTCTCCGTAGCACATCAGATGCTGAATTTGGGATCCAAAGAGTACAGTGAACAACCCTCAGTGTTCAGACAACCTGTGTGAATGTGACCCTGAAACTTGATGCTTTCTCTTGCTAGTGGGTGAGTTATCCCGAGAGGCACACAGAGGGCAGGATGGAAAATCAATGTGtgtggaggggacaggagaATTGGGATCGAGAAGTTGTTTGTTTGGCTCTGAGCAGTGGTTCAGGAGAGGGATTTCTGGCTTGGCAGcgggcaggatttgggaagcTGAAAAAGAGACATTGTGCTGTCGCACAGCAGTGATGAAATGATGAATGTTTCCAGgtcactgtaaaaaaaaaaaaaatagctatgttggtgtttgtgtgttttgttgttgtttttttttcttcttgaagtaggaaaaaaaagggactGTGTGTTTTGTAGGGCAGGTCAGAGACTTGTGGAATGGACGATGCCTGTTGTCATGCAGGTGAGAAGAGAATGAGATTGTTGAGGCTTAAGTTGAGGAGAAGAGCTTAGAGGATTTGGGCtccagaacagaaaacaaagatcACGGAGAATTCATAAGTGGTTTTGACTGAAAGAGAATAATCAAGTGCTACCGTTGTTGGAAAGAGGACAGTGAACTGGCATTTGACACCCAGTATAATTTGTTGTTTGAGGCTTTGTCTCGCCTTGAATGGCAGTAAGTTGGTAGAAACTTAGTGAAGCCCTACTTGTCTTTGGAAGAAGTTGTTagcttgctttttctttttttttttcaccttgtCATCGGAGTCTCTGGATTTCCCAAGAGGATCCTTTGTGAAATAGGTTAATGAAAAGAGAAACCTCAGACTTGGTTCTCATTCAGTCCCCAACATCGACATCCGTGACCTTACTGAGCCAGAAAGGGTGTCAGTGAAATGCTTCCTGAAGGCTCGTTCCCCCTGCCAGATCCACGTGTTttggaagggagcagggagTTTCCTTCAAGTGATTTTCCAACAAGTAGAGTTTGGATGACACTTAGTGTTACCTCATTTCTCCTCCATTCCCTCCCTATCTCCAAACAGGCAGATCGATGTCCTGTGTATCAGTACCAGTTATTGACTCCCACAGCAGAAGCTGAGGAAGAGAAAGATGTTATGGTCATTTCCTGGTCCTCTCATGTTCTCCAGCTCACAGACATTGGACACTTTCCCAGACCTTACAGGTGCCTCCAAAAACAGGCAAAATGGAGACTCCTGGCACTGTTGGGGctttaaatgaaaactttaaTGAAAAAGGCCAGTTGACTTGAAAATGCCCAAATGCTTCCAGTCTTTAAAACAGCTCCAGAGCTCCGTAACATTCCTGGCTAGATAGGAACACCCTCTGGCTGCCCTTGACACCCCTCCGGGGAAATCAGACCTGTCTCACTGAAGGGGACGGAGGTCGAACTTTGTTCCTGGGGTCTTCTTGCTGTTGGAATGAGTTGAGAAACATATCTTTATGTGGCACTTCCCTTGTGGccaagtatttcttttttttccagttcttggAAGGGTGCCAAAGGCTTGTCCAAGTGATTGCTAGTTTAGTGCTGGTAGGCACTTAAATCTCTGGTCACTCGATAAAGAACAAGAGGCCTGGGTGTTGTTAAAGCTGTTGATACCATAGCCATGGTAGGTAATCCATATTGGATATCCATAAGGACCACGTGGAAATatttaaagagagagaaatatatatataaatatataattatatacatTTTATCGTACAGATTTTTcgtaaaaaagaaaaaaaataattttttttccaagtttgaTACTGTAAAtctttattaaaagaaattgcCAGTCCAGGGCTCCCTGGGTGGTGACCTGGAGGGGAATGAAATGTCCTGGCTAAACTTCCACAGAGGGATCAGAATTGCAAGGTAACGTGGAGGGAGGAATGACCCGAAAGCTGTTGATCATGTTGGAGACCCAGCTCCTCCACCCTCCTCCCTGGAGGGCCCTCCAGCTTGGGGTTGTCGCGTTGCATTCCTCTGGGGTTCGGTTTGtttctgttgtgttttattgttttgttttgttttttttctctccgtCCTGCACTTGCCAGCCTGACACCCAGGGCGAGCGCGGCGTGGGGAGCGGGCGGCGAGGGACGCGTCCCCGCAGCCGCGCCGCCCGCGCATCTCTGCTGCAGTACTTTGGATGCCGGGGCTCCCTTCTCTGCCCCTCTTAGTTTGTCCCCCTGACCCTGCTGAGGAGGAGCGGGGGCTCTGATTTTTGGGTGCTGGGATCCTCTCCCCTGGGCCTGGCCTTTCTTTGGTTGCTCCCCATCCACAGTGAGACGTGGGAACCGAGGGCTGGGTGGGAGGCAGGAGAAGAAAGCGTCACGCAGGGACCGGGAAGGGACACCTCTGTTCTCGTAGACGTGTTTGCTGTGCTCTCTGTCGGGAGTGGGGAACCTTGCcctccagggcagctccagaTCCCTTTGAAACAAGGCAGCGTCTCTGCTCCTGCCCAACTCTAGCGTCTGCCGGGAGGAGACCGCAAAGTGCAGAGACCTGGGTGCCACGGCAGCTCCGGGACGGTGGGGAGGGACGAGGCGAGCTGTGCCATGGGATGGCTCAGACccggggaggaggagaaggtggcagttttttctctctcGAATCATTTAAACTTCATTGTCatgattgtttttatttaaaaaaaaaaaaaaagaaaaaagaaaaaaaggaaaaaacaaaaaggaaaaaaaaaagaaacaaaacaaaaccgaAAAACTTTTGTAATGTGGATTTGTTTTCCTTCGTCTGTATTTCAGTCTGCTGGGGTGTTTCTGTAGATGGTGGAtacttgctttcatttttttaatgatagaAGTCTTCTGTTTTAAGTTGTTTTTTATCACCAGCTCATTCTATCCTCTGTGGTTACTCAGTAATTtcatttcaatatttatttttgtgctgcttttttattataaaataaattattgataTACCAAGCAATGTGGATTCCTGTTTGTAAGGCGAATAGCCCTGTGTATGTGTCCATTACTTCTCTTGACAGCCACAACGTAATTTATTGCTGTAAATTTAGCTGCAGTGACTGGTTTTTTTGTACCTTTCCAATAAAGCATTTTCTGGTTTCAGACTTGCCCTGGTCTATGGTCAGCGTTTTGGAGCCTGAACTGATCTTCAGTGGAGTGTTTTCCTCGGGTTTTTTTgctgcctgtccccagtgcaGCACCCGGCTGGCTGTGGCGCTGCGGTGAGCGATGTGTTTTTTGGAGGCAGGCTGGGCTAAGGCGAGCAGGATGGCAGCTTGGGCTTTTGCAGTCATCTGACCCAGCCTCCTGGAGCCCATCTCAGCCTTGCTGTGGTGCTTTCTTGGGACGCTTGGAATGTGCTCCAGGGATAGCTCTTGTCCGAGCTGCTTGTCAGGTCGATCCCGTGCTCAGACCGCGTGTGTTCCTAACCCGGGGGCTCTGTCTTTGTGCACAACCAGTGGGTGTCTGTGTTAGCACAAGCAGGACTGACAGCTCAGCAGGCACCTGCCTGCAGTTGTGA from Poecile atricapillus isolate bPoeAtr1 chromosome 14, bPoeAtr1.hap1, whole genome shotgun sequence carries:
- the MAFK gene encoding transcription factor MafK, giving the protein MTTNPKPNKALKVKEESGENAPVLSDDELVSMSVRELNQHLRGLTKEEVIRLKQRRRTLKNRGYAASCRIKRVTQKEELERQRVELQQEVEKLARENSSMKLELDALRSKYEALQTFARTVARGPITPTKVATTSVITIVKSAEISSSSVPFSAAS